The following are from one region of the Lacinutrix sp. Bg11-31 genome:
- a CDS encoding CopD family protein, whose product MEYYNYIKALHLIFVITWFAGLFYIPRLFVYQIEASHKPSPDKEILGEQLKLMAKRLWTIIAWPSAILALFFGLTLFYLNPYLIQNDWMQVKLGFVVLLIIYHLQTHVYFKQLQNGIVKKTSGFMRLWNEGATFILFAVIFLVLLKSAFNWIFGVIGVFVLGLLLMLGFKLYKSIRDKNPEA is encoded by the coding sequence ATGGAATACTATAATTACATAAAAGCATTACATCTTATTTTTGTAATTACTTGGTTTGCTGGTTTGTTTTACATTCCAAGACTATTTGTATATCAAATTGAAGCATCTCACAAACCGTCGCCAGACAAAGAAATTTTAGGAGAGCAATTAAAGTTAATGGCAAAGCGTTTATGGACTATTATCGCATGGCCTTCCGCTATATTAGCACTATTTTTTGGTTTAACATTATTTTATTTAAATCCATATCTTATTCAAAACGATTGGATGCAAGTAAAACTAGGTTTCGTAGTTTTACTTATTATTTATCACTTACAAACGCATGTTTACTTTAAACAATTGCAAAACGGTATTGTAAAAAAGACCTCTGGTTTTATGCGTTTGTGGAACGAAGGAGCAACTTTTATTCTTTTTGCAGTTATCTTTTTAGTACTATTAAAGAGTGCCTTTAATTGGATTTTTGGTGTCATTGGTGTTTTTGTTTTAGGACTGCTTCTTATGTTGGGTTTTAAGCTGTACAAAAGTATTCGCGATAAAAACCCGGAAGCTTAA
- the hemH gene encoding ferrochelatase, with protein sequence MKGALLVNLGSPESPEPKDVKKYLGEFLMDERVIDVPLWARTLLVKGIILNTRPKASAAAYKKIWWEEGSPLIVLSERLQEKVQEQVDFPVALAMRYGSMTIKKGLQELVDKGCDEVFLIPLYPQFAMATTETILVLAEKIRADFFPNLKIDSLPAFYNNPEYISVLANSIKDDLKDKEYEHLLFSYHGVPERHIRKSDITKSHCKIDGSCCETASKAHEFCYRHQCKEVTRLVGEYLKLEPDTYSTSFQSRLGFDPWLQPYTDRTIERLGKKGIKTMAIATPAFVSDCLETLEEIAMEGEEIFHEMGGKEFSTIPCLNIDKAWVSLLAKWINEWSKDTVEA encoded by the coding sequence ATGAAAGGAGCATTACTTGTAAATTTAGGATCACCAGAAAGTCCAGAACCCAAAGACGTTAAAAAATATTTAGGCGAATTTTTAATGGATGAACGCGTAATAGATGTTCCGCTTTGGGCAAGAACATTACTTGTAAAGGGTATAATATTAAATACACGACCTAAAGCATCTGCTGCTGCGTATAAAAAAATATGGTGGGAAGAAGGATCGCCATTAATTGTATTGTCTGAACGTTTACAAGAAAAAGTACAAGAACAAGTAGATTTTCCTGTAGCATTAGCTATGCGCTATGGAAGTATGACCATTAAAAAAGGGTTGCAAGAATTGGTAGACAAAGGTTGCGATGAAGTGTTTTTAATTCCATTATACCCTCAATTTGCTATGGCAACAACCGAGACTATTTTGGTTTTAGCTGAAAAAATACGTGCTGATTTTTTTCCAAACCTTAAAATAGACTCACTTCCTGCATTTTATAACAATCCTGAATATATTTCTGTTCTAGCAAACAGTATAAAGGATGATTTAAAAGATAAAGAATACGAGCACTTATTGTTCTCTTATCATGGAGTTCCAGAACGACATATTCGTAAAAGCGACATTACAAAATCGCATTGCAAAATAGATGGTAGTTGTTGTGAAACAGCAAGTAAAGCTCATGAGTTTTGCTATCGTCACCAATGTAAAGAAGTAACACGTTTGGTTGGTGAGTATTTAAAGTTAGAGCCAGATACGTATTCTACATCGTTTCAATCGCGTTTAGGTTTCGATCCTTGGTTACAACCCTATACAGATAGAACTATCGAGCGTTTAGGTAAAAAGGGTATTAAAACAATGGCTATTGCAACACCAGCTTTTGTTAGCGATTGTTTAGAAACCTTAGAAGAGATTGCTATGGAAGGTGAGGAAATTTTCCATGAAATGGGAGGGAAAGAATTTTCAACAATACCATGCTTAAATATCGATAAGGCTTGGGTTTCTTTATTAGCAAAATGGATAAACGAGTGGTCTAAAGATACTGTTGAAGCTTAA
- a CDS encoding TraB/GumN family protein, with protein sequence MHKHLIILATFFCFLGFSQEQEQSLLWEISGNGLQKSSYIYGTMHVSKKVAFRLDDVFFDALEKSETIALESDPSTWLNHSYETAILSPQNSNGNYRDGFYSSKFSLKHPNELLIRSAIRQDNRMLNGYLYRKSSRSDNFEEETYLDMFIYQAGKKKNKPIVSLENLDEAEYLTTKASTNAYKKKIDPWLTEIYEKESPYLLQENTYRERNLALLDSIGEASNTQYFRENMLYIRNDNMVTVLDSIMQNQTVFAGVGAAHLPGERGMLKSLRDKGYTVKTLLSEQTQNGQTKKQSIEDFIAPPVLKKHTTADGFLTIKSFSDLKDFFYNGQKFSISPDMTNGAFVTISRFNLFDFLPSEDEITLDRLENFLFEDIPGDIISKEKITTPFPGLSILNKTKKDDYQKYHIYKTPLEIIIIKFGGPKNYVLNYEKEVFESINFKMPSKTIEIFKSPYGKYEVLLPKFNTQDNLKNAGNKLIQANIGDDFYFLKESVNQDTFYIEEDEFEAKYITESFFKDLKIENSVSGNFNNGTYKSYEAVAKFDSVSDREIHLKTIVKDGSYYLLGYSGKEQKKATAFFNSFKFNKTKHNGFEKKTDTSLHFTVLTNTKPVISNYNRYNKKKKKDYEAQTKQASYYSKANEQVFVIRTKFHDLQMYTNIDSLWQELDDSRLPKYKSNDDRPFNIENKKKTKKDDTYTYSYTLSDSLSVKAIKVKHIVKKGVLFTIKSLNDSKNKPSPFITNFYETFKPIDTIMGETIFKDKTQLFFEALKKDDSIVMNTYDLLKFNKSHSNTIMDLVKNFEFPENKENIKTNLISELIELDDTKVLPFLKDLYVDSYSNPKIQTTILKALLNKKNKKYHKDVLVLMQKDLPIEQYAVQSLFYTYKDSLELKKYLFPKLLEYTNVQEYKEPIYNLLARLKDSSIIKPKVYKKYKKSIINDGKIEIKRSLSKKSVYSSRNNTLYSYVKLIFPFRKESAAKAFFDKLLDSENAKALTTYYALLENAKEEIPVKLKNKTIDDYRNQAVLVNTLYALNLKKPYLTQEITQLKYAKSYLFSNVKIETGRDSISFLVKKPFKTDSDKKGTIYFFKLDTKNDYGDSKKLFYAAFLDHKKQKELVTNVYYQSGYNGNYMDENEKEDELIEEVLDLVKYKTRKRISER encoded by the coding sequence ATGCACAAGCACCTCATTATATTAGCTACATTTTTTTGTTTTTTGGGTTTCTCTCAAGAACAAGAACAGAGTTTGCTTTGGGAGATTTCTGGTAATGGTTTGCAAAAATCATCTTACATCTATGGCACAATGCACGTTAGTAAAAAGGTGGCTTTTAGACTAGACGATGTCTTTTTTGATGCTCTAGAAAAAAGCGAAACTATTGCGCTAGAAAGCGATCCTTCTACATGGCTAAATCACAGTTATGAAACCGCAATTTTGTCTCCTCAAAACTCAAACGGCAATTATAGAGATGGTTTTTACTCGTCTAAATTTAGCTTAAAACATCCAAACGAATTATTAATTAGAAGTGCCATACGCCAAGACAATCGAATGCTTAACGGTTATTTGTATAGAAAAAGCTCACGTTCAGATAATTTTGAAGAAGAAACCTACCTCGATATGTTTATTTATCAAGCAGGTAAAAAGAAAAACAAACCTATTGTTAGTCTTGAAAATTTAGATGAAGCTGAATATTTAACCACTAAAGCAAGTACAAATGCTTACAAGAAAAAAATAGATCCTTGGTTAACCGAAATTTATGAAAAGGAAAGCCCCTATTTATTACAAGAAAACACGTATCGTGAACGAAATTTAGCACTTTTAGATTCTATTGGAGAAGCATCTAATACACAGTATTTTAGAGAAAACATGCTTTATATTCGAAACGATAATATGGTAACCGTTTTAGATAGTATTATGCAAAATCAAACAGTTTTTGCTGGTGTTGGAGCAGCACATTTACCTGGAGAACGTGGTATGCTAAAATCGCTTAGAGATAAAGGTTATACTGTAAAAACGTTATTGAGTGAACAAACCCAGAACGGACAAACAAAAAAACAATCTATAGAAGATTTTATTGCGCCTCCAGTTTTAAAAAAACACACTACTGCAGATGGTTTTTTAACAATAAAAAGCTTTAGCGATTTAAAAGATTTTTTTTATAATGGTCAAAAATTTTCTATATCACCAGACATGACTAATGGTGCTTTTGTAACTATTAGTAGGTTTAATTTATTCGATTTTTTGCCAAGTGAAGATGAAATTACCTTAGACCGTTTGGAAAACTTTCTGTTCGAGGATATTCCTGGAGATATTATTTCAAAAGAAAAAATAACCACTCCTTTTCCTGGTTTAAGTATTTTAAATAAAACAAAAAAAGACGACTACCAAAAGTACCATATCTATAAAACACCTTTAGAAATTATTATTATAAAATTTGGAGGTCCTAAAAACTATGTTTTAAATTATGAAAAAGAAGTTTTCGAATCTATTAACTTTAAAATGCCCTCTAAAACTATAGAGATATTTAAATCTCCTTATGGTAAATATGAAGTGCTTTTACCTAAATTTAACACGCAGGACAATCTTAAAAATGCTGGTAATAAATTAATTCAAGCCAATATTGGTGATGATTTCTATTTCCTAAAAGAATCTGTAAACCAAGATACTTTTTATATTGAAGAAGATGAGTTTGAAGCCAAGTACATAACCGAAAGTTTTTTTAAGGACTTAAAAATTGAAAACAGCGTGTCTGGTAATTTTAATAATGGAACTTATAAAAGTTACGAAGCTGTTGCTAAATTCGATTCGGTTTCAGATAGGGAAATTCATCTAAAAACCATTGTAAAGGATGGTAGTTATTACTTATTGGGTTATTCTGGCAAGGAACAAAAGAAAGCTACAGCCTTTTTTAATTCTTTTAAATTTAATAAAACTAAACACAATGGATTTGAAAAAAAAACAGATACATCGCTTCATTTTACAGTGCTAACAAACACAAAACCTGTAATTTCAAACTACAATCGCTATAATAAAAAGAAGAAAAAAGACTACGAAGCACAAACCAAACAAGCTAGTTATTACTCTAAAGCTAACGAGCAGGTTTTTGTAATTAGAACAAAGTTTCACGATCTGCAAATGTATACCAACATTGATAGTTTGTGGCAGGAATTAGACGATTCAAGATTGCCAAAATATAAAAGTAATGATGATCGACCATTTAATATTGAAAATAAGAAAAAAACAAAAAAAGACGACACCTATACTTACAGTTATACATTATCAGATTCGCTTAGTGTAAAAGCCATAAAAGTGAAGCATATTGTGAAAAAAGGAGTCTTATTTACTATTAAATCTTTAAACGATTCTAAAAACAAACCATCTCCTTTTATCACAAACTTTTACGAGACATTTAAACCCATAGATACAATTATGGGGGAAACTATTTTTAAAGATAAAACCCAACTTTTTTTTGAAGCACTAAAAAAAGACGACAGTATTGTTATGAATACTTACGATTTATTAAAATTTAATAAATCGCACTCCAATACTATTATGGATCTGGTTAAAAATTTCGAATTTCCAGAAAATAAAGAAAACATAAAAACGAATTTAATTAGCGAGCTTATTGAATTAGACGACACTAAAGTACTACCTTTTTTAAAGGATTTATATGTAGACTCTTATTCTAATCCTAAAATTCAAACTACCATTTTAAAGGCACTTTTAAACAAAAAAAATAAAAAATACCACAAAGATGTCTTAGTTTTAATGCAGAAGGATTTACCAATAGAACAGTACGCAGTGCAATCTCTTTTCTACACTTACAAAGACTCTTTAGAACTCAAAAAATATTTATTCCCAAAGCTTTTAGAATATACAAATGTTCAAGAATACAAAGAACCTATTTATAATTTATTAGCGCGATTAAAAGACAGTAGTATTATAAAACCTAAAGTCTATAAAAAGTATAAAAAGTCGATTATTAATGATGGAAAAATTGAAATTAAACGCAGTTTAAGCAAGAAATCTGTATACAGCTCTAGGAACAACACTCTATATAGTTATGTGAAGTTAATTTTTCCTTTTAGAAAAGAATCTGCTGCCAAAGCTTTTTTCGATAAATTACTAGACAGTGAAAACGCAAAAGCGCTAACAACCTACTATGCTTTATTAGAAAATGCAAAAGAGGAAATCCCTGTAAAGCTTAAAAACAAAACTATAGACGACTATAGAAACCAAGCTGTTTTAGTAAACACACTCTATGCTTTAAATCTTAAAAAGCCGTACTTAACTCAAGAAATTACACAGTTAAAATATGCTAAATCGTATTTATTTAGCAATGTGAAAATTGAAACAGGAAGAGATTCTATTTCTTTTTTAGTTAAAAAACCTTTTAAAACAGACAGTGACAAAAAAGGAACCATCTACTTTTTTAAACTCGATACTAAAAACGATTATGGAGATTCTAAAAAGCTTTTTTATGCTGCTTTTTTAGACCACAAAAAACAAAAGGAATTAGTTACAAATGTTTACTACCAATCAGGTTATAATGGCAATTATATGGATGAAAATGAGAAGGAAGATGAGTTAATCGAGGAGGTTTTAGACTTAGTGAAATATAAAACGAGAAAACGTATTAGTGAGAGATAG
- a CDS encoding helix-turn-helix transcriptional regulator, giving the protein MLHSENKTDKSIAKSFFVEIRADDGVYILTHQNDTQEVKVIEREIDSSFIQFHFCIKGESQFLFNNGNYKLNVAEETSLLLYNPERDLPIHLEVKPNSWLVSVLISIKKFHGLFSQEADYITFLSEDNRDKKYYKDGKISPSMAIALNQLVNYNLNASIKNIYFKAKAYEVLSLYFNRNEDADIEQCPFLVDESNVLKIRKAKDIVISRMAEPPSLQELADEIGLTLKKLKEGFKQIYGDSVFSFLLDYKMEFSRKLLESGVHNVNEVGLKVGYSTSSHFIAAFKKKYGTTPKKYVQSVG; this is encoded by the coding sequence ATGCTACATTCGGAAAATAAAACAGACAAAAGTATCGCTAAAAGTTTTTTTGTTGAAATACGTGCTGATGATGGTGTTTATATTTTAACACATCAAAATGATACACAGGAGGTTAAGGTTATTGAACGAGAAATAGATAGTAGCTTTATTCAGTTTCATTTTTGTATAAAAGGTGAGAGTCAGTTTCTGTTTAATAATGGTAATTATAAATTAAATGTAGCCGAAGAAACGTCACTTTTACTATATAATCCTGAACGCGATTTGCCAATACATTTAGAGGTGAAACCTAATTCTTGGTTAGTTTCTGTGCTAATTTCAATTAAAAAATTTCATGGCTTGTTTTCTCAGGAAGCAGATTATATTACTTTTTTAAGTGAAGATAATCGCGATAAAAAATATTATAAAGACGGAAAAATTTCACCTTCTATGGCAATAGCATTAAACCAGTTGGTAAATTATAATTTAAACGCTTCAATTAAAAACATCTATTTTAAAGCAAAAGCTTACGAAGTGTTGAGCTTATATTTTAATAGAAATGAAGATGCAGATATTGAACAATGTCCATTTTTAGTGGATGAATCTAACGTTTTAAAAATTAGAAAAGCTAAAGATATCGTTATTTCGAGAATGGCAGAGCCACCAAGTTTACAAGAGTTAGCAGACGAAATTGGGTTAACGCTTAAAAAACTAAAAGAAGGTTTTAAACAAATTTATGGGGATTCTGTATTTAGCTTCTTGTTAGATTATAAAATGGAGTTTTCGAGGAAATTATTAGAGTCTGGTGTTCATAATGTTAATGAGGTTGGTTTAAAAGTTGGATATAGTACTTCTAGTCATTTTATTGCTGCTTTTAAGAAGAAGTATGGAACAACGCCTAAGAAATATGTGCAGTCTGTTGGTTAA
- the hemA gene encoding glutamyl-tRNA reductase: MKQYNISRSTTFYAIGLSYKKADAKIRGNFSLSEEAKLNLLDQAKTNGIESLIVTSTCNRTEIFGFAEHPFQLIQLLCDNTKGTVEEFQKVAYVYKNKDAISHMFRVGSGLDSQILGDFEIISQLKTAARISKKHDLLNHFIERLVNAVIQASKRIKTETDISSGATSVSFASVQYIMKHVENVTNKNILLFGTGKIGRNTCENLVKHTKNEHITLVNRTKDKAEAIAGKFNLIVKDYANLQEEINASDILIVATGAQNPTIDKHIIQSKKELLILDLSIPKNVNENVQELSNVKLIHLDDLSQITDETLENRKQHIPLAETIIQEVNTEFNSWLETRKFAPTIKALKTKLQSFKTAELDTQRKKIANFNEEQAELISNKLIQKITNHFAHHLKDEAISTNDSLELIQKVFQLEPIKNV; the protein is encoded by the coding sequence ATGAAACAATATAACATTTCAAGAAGTACTACGTTTTACGCCATTGGCTTGAGCTACAAAAAAGCTGATGCCAAAATTCGTGGTAATTTTAGTTTAAGCGAAGAAGCGAAGTTAAACTTGCTAGATCAAGCAAAAACCAATGGTATTGAAAGCTTAATAGTGACTTCTACTTGTAATAGAACCGAAATTTTCGGTTTTGCAGAACACCCATTTCAACTTATTCAATTACTTTGTGACAACACAAAAGGAACCGTTGAAGAGTTTCAAAAAGTGGCTTATGTTTATAAAAATAAAGACGCTATTTCTCATATGTTTCGTGTTGGTTCTGGTTTAGATAGTCAAATTCTAGGTGATTTCGAGATTATTAGTCAATTAAAAACTGCCGCAAGAATTTCTAAAAAACACGATTTACTTAATCATTTTATAGAGAGATTAGTAAATGCCGTTATTCAAGCAAGTAAGCGTATAAAAACAGAAACAGATATTTCATCTGGTGCAACATCTGTATCTTTTGCTTCTGTACAATACATAATGAAGCATGTTGAGAATGTTACAAACAAAAATATTCTACTTTTTGGAACCGGAAAAATAGGCAGAAATACTTGTGAGAATCTAGTTAAACATACCAAAAATGAGCATATAACTTTAGTTAACAGAACTAAAGATAAAGCTGAAGCCATTGCAGGAAAATTTAATTTAATTGTAAAAGATTACGCGAATCTTCAGGAAGAAATTAATGCTTCAGATATTTTAATTGTTGCAACAGGAGCTCAAAATCCTACAATCGACAAACATATTATTCAGTCTAAAAAAGAATTGTTGATCTTAGATTTATCAATTCCGAAGAATGTAAACGAAAACGTTCAAGAATTAAGTAACGTTAAACTTATACATTTAGATGATTTATCGCAAATTACCGATGAAACATTAGAAAACAGAAAACAACATATTCCATTAGCCGAAACTATTATTCAAGAAGTAAATACTGAATTTAATAGCTGGTTAGAAACTAGAAAATTCGCACCTACAATAAAAGCGTTAAAAACAAAATTACAATCGTTTAAAACAGCTGAATTAGATACACAACGTAAAAAAATCGCAAATTTTAACGAAGAACAAGCTGAGTTAATTAGTAATAAACTCATTCAAAAAATAACAAATCACTTCGCTCATCATTTAAAAGACGAAGCAATTTCTACAAACGATAGCCTGGAACTTATTCAAAAAGTGTTTCAGTTAGAACCAATAAAAAATGTCTAG
- the hemC gene encoding hydroxymethylbilane synthase, translating to MSRIIRIGTRDSELALYQARAVRQQLVQLGHKAVLVPIKSTGDLVLDKPLYELGITGIFTRTLDIAMLNGDIDIAVHSLKDVPTVLPKGIVQAAVMKRGNVRDTIVFKGTEEFLGGPEAVIATSSLRRKAQWLNRYPTHTIVDIRGNVNTRLEKLDTSEDWDAAIFAAAGLGRLDVRPETADNLEWMVPAPGQGAIMTTALEEDEELLVILAEINDEETEICTQIEREFLNRLEGGCTAPIGALCYIKDEEVNFEGILLSPNGTKKITVERVKALGEHRDIAEWCANYVIDKGGKRLMDAMKQTSKPTNVYSTKSFTEDQRLLFHEKVNPDSSDFVKINLNRIAPRFLKSEIENVVITSKNAVEALLTNFSAIELQFKNIYCVGRRTKRMIERRIGEVKHSENNAKKLAEHLIEFMDGSEITYFCSDLRLDDLPTVLKENNIDVKEIEAYQTKLDSIKVDSSVEGLMFYSPSTVKSYKQENNAEDKTIAFCIGESTAKEASKYFKDIRIAKVPTVESVIELVNEHYV from the coding sequence ATGTCTAGAATAATAAGAATTGGAACTCGCGATAGTGAGTTAGCGCTTTATCAAGCCAGAGCTGTAAGACAACAATTAGTGCAACTAGGCCATAAAGCAGTACTTGTTCCTATAAAATCCACTGGTGATTTAGTTTTAGACAAGCCACTTTACGAGCTTGGTATTACTGGAATATTTACAAGAACTTTAGACATTGCTATGTTAAATGGTGACATTGATATTGCTGTACATTCTTTAAAAGATGTACCAACCGTTTTACCAAAAGGCATTGTACAAGCTGCTGTTATGAAACGTGGTAACGTGCGTGATACTATAGTTTTTAAAGGTACCGAAGAGTTTTTAGGTGGGCCTGAAGCAGTAATTGCTACTAGTAGTTTACGTAGAAAAGCACAATGGCTTAATCGCTACCCAACACATACTATCGTAGATATTCGCGGAAATGTAAATACACGTTTAGAAAAATTAGACACTAGTGAGGATTGGGATGCTGCTATTTTTGCTGCAGCTGGACTTGGACGTTTAGATGTACGACCAGAAACAGCAGATAATTTAGAATGGATGGTTCCTGCTCCTGGACAAGGTGCAATTATGACAACTGCTCTAGAAGAAGACGAAGAGCTTTTAGTAATTTTAGCTGAAATTAATGATGAAGAGACAGAAATTTGCACGCAAATAGAACGCGAATTTTTAAACCGATTAGAAGGTGGTTGTACTGCTCCTATTGGTGCTTTGTGTTATATAAAAGATGAAGAAGTAAACTTCGAAGGTATTTTATTAAGCCCAAATGGAACTAAAAAAATTACCGTAGAACGTGTAAAAGCGCTTGGAGAACATAGAGATATTGCAGAGTGGTGTGCAAACTACGTAATAGACAAAGGTGGCAAACGCTTAATGGATGCTATGAAGCAAACTAGCAAACCAACAAATGTTTACTCTACTAAATCTTTTACAGAAGATCAACGTTTGTTGTTTCATGAAAAAGTGAATCCTGATAGTAGTGATTTTGTAAAAATCAACTTAAATAGAATTGCACCAAGATTCTTAAAAAGCGAAATTGAAAACGTAGTAATAACAAGTAAAAATGCTGTTGAAGCATTGCTTACTAATTTTTCTGCAATAGAGCTACAATTTAAAAACATCTACTGTGTTGGTCGTCGTACAAAACGCATGATAGAGAGAAGAATTGGCGAAGTAAAACATAGCGAAAACAATGCTAAAAAATTAGCAGAACACTTAATTGAGTTTATGGATGGTAGTGAGATTACATATTTTTGTAGCGATTTAAGATTAGACGATTTACCAACTGTTCTTAAAGAAAACAACATAGACGTTAAAGAAATTGAAGCTTACCAAACAAAATTAGACAGCATTAAGGTTGATAGTTCTGTAGAAGGTCTTATGTTTTATAGTCCATCAACAGTAAAAAGTTATAAGCAAGAAAACAACGCTGAAGACAAAACCATTGCTTTTTGCATTGGAGAATCGACAGCAAAGGAAGCTAGTAAGTATTTTAAAGATATTAGAATTGCAAAAGTACCAACTGTAGAAAGTGTTATTGAGTTGGTTAATGAGCATTATGTTTAG
- the hemE gene encoding uroporphyrinogen decarboxylase: MLKNDLFLRALKGETVDRPPVWMMRQAGRYLPEFMEIKAKYDFFTRCQTPELASEITVQPIRRYGMDAAILFCDILVIPQAMNIEVQMKPDFGPYLPHPIRNQKDVDNVIVPDVKESLSYVYEAIRMTKEKLNDDIPLIGFAGSPWTILCYCVQGQGSKNFDKAKEFCFTNPVAAHQLLQKITDTTIAYLKEKVKAGVNAVQVFDSWGGMLSPVDYQEFSWKYIQQIIDALKDITPVIAFGKGCWFALDEMSKSGAAALGVDWTCSARNARYLTGGNITLQGNFDPTRLFSPPAEIKKMVHQMINEFGKDKYIVNLGHGILPNIPLENAKAFIDAVKEYKAN, from the coding sequence ATGTTGAAAAACGATTTATTTTTAAGAGCATTAAAAGGAGAAACTGTAGATCGTCCACCAGTTTGGATGATGCGTCAAGCAGGAAGGTATTTACCAGAATTTATGGAAATAAAGGCTAAATACGATTTCTTTACACGCTGTCAAACTCCAGAATTAGCAAGCGAAATTACAGTACAACCAATTCGAAGATATGGAATGGATGCTGCTATTTTGTTCTGTGACATTTTAGTGATTCCTCAAGCAATGAATATCGAAGTACAAATGAAGCCAGATTTTGGTCCTTATTTACCACATCCTATTCGTAATCAAAAAGATGTCGATAACGTTATTGTGCCAGACGTAAAAGAAAGCTTAAGCTATGTTTACGAGGCTATAAGAATGACTAAAGAAAAACTAAACGATGATATTCCTTTAATTGGATTCGCTGGTTCTCCATGGACAATTCTTTGTTATTGTGTGCAAGGTCAAGGTTCTAAAAACTTTGATAAAGCAAAAGAATTTTGCTTTACAAACCCTGTTGCTGCACACCAATTATTACAAAAAATAACAGACACAACAATTGCTTACTTAAAGGAAAAAGTAAAAGCAGGTGTTAATGCTGTTCAAGTATTCGATTCTTGGGGAGGAATGCTTTCTCCAGTAGATTATCAAGAGTTTTCTTGGAAATATATTCAGCAAATAATTGATGCTTTAAAAGATATTACACCAGTAATTGCTTTTGGAAAAGGTTGTTGGTTTGCTTTAGATGAAATGTCTAAATCTGGAGCTGCAGCTTTAGGTGTTGACTGGACATGTTCTGCAAGAAACGCACGTTACTTAACAGGAGGAAACATTACTTTACAAGGTAATTTTGATCCTACTCGTTTATTTTCTCCTCCTGCAGAAATTAAAAAAATGGTACACCAAATGATTAACGAATTTGGTAAAGATAAATACATTGTAAATTTAGGCCATGGTATTTTACCTAACATTCCGTTAGAAAATGCTAAAGCATTTATAGATGCTGTAAAAGAGTATAAAGCTAATTAG
- a CDS encoding EI24 domain-containing protein, with protein MIKNILKGIKAYTGTFTLISKLKLWKYFLVPIIISIITATIVGFTAYGLSDNIGRFIAKIWPWETGIETFTSISSYLGGAIIIVLGFILYKHIVMALSAPFMSPVSEKIEAHLTGENKHEHRITSFKEQLWRGIRINVRNLFKEILFTIPLIIISFIPVIGILGTILMFLVQAFYAGFGNMDYTLERHFKYGESVNFVRKNRGLAIGNGIVFMLFLLIPIIGIIIVLPLSVTAATTKTVEVIKAKNKLLTEQKTPTV; from the coding sequence ATGATTAAAAACATTCTAAAAGGTATAAAAGCCTATACAGGAACATTTACATTAATTTCTAAATTAAAACTTTGGAAATACTTTTTAGTACCAATCATTATTAGCATTATAACTGCTACAATTGTTGGTTTTACAGCTTATGGTTTATCAGACAATATTGGAAGGTTTATAGCTAAAATTTGGCCTTGGGAAACAGGAATAGAAACCTTTACCTCTATTTCAAGTTATTTAGGTGGAGCAATTATTATTGTTTTAGGTTTCATATTATACAAACACATTGTAATGGCATTGTCTGCACCATTTATGAGTCCTGTTTCAGAAAAAATTGAAGCACACTTAACTGGAGAAAACAAACACGAACACAGAATAACATCGTTTAAAGAGCAACTTTGGAGAGGTATTAGAATTAATGTTCGCAACCTTTTTAAAGAAATACTCTTTACTATTCCCTTAATTATAATTAGCTTTATTCCAGTTATTGGTATTCTGGGTACTATTCTTATGTTCTTAGTTCAAGCTTTTTATGCTGGATTTGGTAATATGGACTACACCTTAGAACGTCATTTTAAATATGGAGAAAGTGTTAATTTTGTTAGAAAAAACAGAGGCTTAGCAATAGGAAATGGTATTGTTTTTATGCTGTTTTTATTAATTCCTATTATTGGAATTATTATAGTATTACCACTTTCTGTAACAGCAGCAACCACTAAAACGGTAGAAGTTATTAAGGCCAAAAATAAATTACTAACAGAACAAAAAACGCCAACAGTTTAA